From the genome of Fervidobacterium thailandense, one region includes:
- a CDS encoding ABC transporter permease: MSEPKPRSEFQRMMRKLLRNPSAILGFSLLTFFVLVAIFAPYIAEPVNPQMLDENGKPMKLDNPYIMPVVTWSSEPIPPSKEHPFGMIQGRDIFYGVVWGTRTAFYIGLTVTLISTAVGIVIGSISGYYGGWIDEILMRITDVFMSIPFLLAAMVLTTILGNGLDKVMIAMIVFGWMGAARLIRANILQVKEEQFVLAAKALGIKDFFIILRHILPNTIFPVLIQASMRMGSLVITAAGLSFLGLGAPLGYADWGSMLNFTRNWILGTSGSSMTYWYAVFYPGMAMVLFVLAWNLVGDALRDIFDPRLK; the protein is encoded by the coding sequence ATGAGCGAACCGAAACCAAGAAGCGAATTTCAAAGGATGATGAGAAAATTACTGAGAAATCCATCGGCAATTCTTGGGTTCTCGCTGCTGACATTTTTTGTGCTCGTTGCCATCTTCGCCCCGTACATCGCCGAACCGGTTAACCCACAAATGCTTGATGAGAATGGAAAGCCGATGAAATTGGATAATCCTTACATAATGCCCGTTGTTACGTGGAGCTCAGAGCCCATACCACCGTCCAAAGAACATCCGTTTGGAATGATTCAGGGCCGTGATATATTCTACGGGGTCGTTTGGGGAACGAGAACGGCCTTCTACATAGGTCTGACAGTTACACTCATTTCCACAGCTGTAGGTATAGTGATAGGTTCAATTTCCGGTTACTACGGAGGCTGGATAGACGAAATCCTAATGAGAATCACCGACGTGTTCATGTCAATCCCATTCCTTCTTGCTGCGATGGTGCTGACAACGATCCTTGGTAACGGCCTTGACAAGGTTATGATCGCGATGATTGTCTTCGGTTGGATGGGTGCGGCAAGGTTGATCAGGGCCAATATACTGCAAGTAAAAGAGGAACAATTTGTACTCGCGGCCAAGGCGTTGGGAATCAAGGATTTCTTCATAATACTCAGGCACATCCTTCCAAACACGATTTTCCCGGTGCTCATTCAAGCTTCGATGAGGATGGGGTCACTGGTGATTACCGCGGCTGGGTTGTCGTTCCTTGGACTTGGGGCGCCGTTGGGGTACGCAGACTGGGGATCGATGCTCAACTTCACCAGGAACTGGATACTGGGTACGAGCGGTTCGTCGATGACCTACTGGTACGCTGTGTTCTACCCAGGTATGGCGATGGTCCTGTTTGTGCTTGCTTGGAACCTTGTCGGTGATGCTCTCAGAGACATCTTCGATCCTCGATTAAAATGA
- a CDS encoding ABC transporter permease, protein MTTFIIRRLLLLPIIVLGVSLIIFSLFQILGPNRLLASYVNPNVFDKLSEAELDALMEKYGLKDPFVQRYWKWLVNALKGDLGWSQVGKEPVLKAILGRFPYTLELALYALFPVVGVGIWLGVKAAVNRDRFLDHFIRIVAIIGWSFPDFVFGLLILMIFYSVLGWFPPGNLSLWAEQVVKSPNYLKVTHLLTIDALINGRFDIFLDALRHIVGPVITLSFLWWAYLLRITRSSMLEVLSKEYVRTARAKGVPERDVIHKHAKRNAMIPVVTVAGAMVIGLLSGTVIIEVIFNRTGIGQLAARAAVELDYATVLGTTLFYSIILVLGNLIIDILYAVFDPRVRLG, encoded by the coding sequence TTGACTACTTTCATCATAAGAAGGCTATTGCTTCTACCCATCATCGTACTTGGGGTCTCACTCATAATTTTCAGCCTCTTTCAAATCCTGGGCCCCAACAGGCTACTGGCCTCTTACGTGAATCCAAACGTCTTTGACAAATTGTCGGAGGCGGAACTTGACGCTCTAATGGAGAAATACGGTCTCAAGGATCCATTTGTTCAGAGGTACTGGAAGTGGTTGGTGAACGCACTAAAAGGCGATCTGGGTTGGTCGCAAGTTGGAAAGGAGCCTGTCCTGAAGGCCATCCTTGGACGGTTTCCTTACACACTCGAACTTGCATTGTACGCACTATTTCCAGTCGTTGGTGTGGGAATCTGGCTCGGTGTGAAAGCCGCTGTAAACAGGGATAGGTTCTTGGATCACTTCATCAGGATAGTTGCCATCATCGGTTGGTCGTTCCCAGATTTCGTCTTCGGGTTGCTCATACTGATGATCTTCTACTCGGTCTTGGGGTGGTTCCCTCCAGGAAACCTCTCTCTTTGGGCTGAGCAGGTTGTGAAATCACCGAACTACTTAAAGGTCACACATCTCTTGACTATCGATGCGCTAATAAACGGAAGGTTTGATATCTTCCTCGATGCCCTGAGACACATCGTTGGTCCGGTGATCACGCTCTCGTTCCTCTGGTGGGCCTACTTGCTTAGGATTACGCGTTCGAGCATGTTAGAGGTCCTCTCGAAAGAGTACGTCAGAACGGCCCGAGCGAAGGGTGTTCCCGAAAGGGATGTTATACACAAACACGCGAAGAGAAACGCGATGATTCCAGTCGTAACCGTTGCTGGTGCAATGGTCATCGGTTTGCTCTCCGGAACAGTTATCATCGAGGTTATCTTCAACCGCACTGGAATTGGGCAGTTAGCAGCTCGTGCGGCTGTTGAGTTAGATTACGCGACGGTTCTCGGTACGACATTGTTCTACTCGATCATCCTCGTGCTGGGTAACCTGATAATCGACATACTGTACGCCGTCTTTGATCCAAGAGTCAGACTCGGTTGA
- the uvrC gene encoding excinuclease ABC subunit UvrC, whose protein sequence is MLEPRVLESVPNKPGVYIFKHAGVPIYIGKAKSLKKRLTSHFKAVDGKSKLIVSEADDLEIIILANEKEALILEAQLIFEHKPKYNALLKDTQVYPYIKVSDEPVPRVEIVRSRKGTGEFYGPFTNVQFTRRLFEVLRKIFKFRTCKKDLSIPRNRLKPCMDFHLGLCGGICVGEETEDEYFSRLEKMREVLKGNFHFVVDYVKGKMEQHAKLLDFENAAKYRDLLLNFNKLMESQGVVLPHNYNLDVIVGKLDVFLVFRIRSGFLVSKLVYEFDGELEEFIERYYAEYRSDIPERIIVEKKRGLGTVARVLGLKIEEPSDEWERQLLDKAIDNLNYETGLILSNKNVLRQMKELLGLKRVPNRIEGIDISHLAGKFTTASLVVFENGEVKKDEYRRYKLGNILNDYESIRTVVKRRYAKHDVPDLLFVDGGVGQVKAALQGLREIGKETDVVGIAKEEETIVTPSGSLKLPLDHPVLRLLVKLRDETHRVANTFTGKLSITDKLKSFLDEVEGIGPKRKRLILENFPSLEALKRAPKEDLERLLGKRTAQRLLEKLNESFHSQAKDNELDN, encoded by the coding sequence ATGCTCGAACCGAGGGTGCTTGAAAGCGTGCCCAACAAACCTGGAGTTTACATCTTCAAACATGCAGGGGTCCCAATTTACATTGGAAAGGCGAAAAGTTTAAAAAAACGCCTCACCTCCCACTTCAAGGCCGTGGACGGTAAGAGTAAACTCATTGTTAGCGAAGCGGACGATTTGGAGATCATAATCCTGGCCAACGAAAAAGAAGCGTTAATCCTAGAGGCACAACTGATATTTGAACATAAGCCCAAGTACAACGCCCTACTGAAGGATACACAGGTGTACCCCTACATAAAGGTCTCCGACGAACCAGTTCCGCGTGTCGAAATCGTCCGTTCGAGAAAAGGCACCGGAGAGTTTTACGGGCCGTTCACGAACGTGCAGTTCACCAGGCGGTTGTTCGAGGTGTTGAGGAAGATTTTCAAGTTCAGAACGTGCAAAAAGGATTTGAGTATTCCGAGAAATCGGTTGAAACCTTGTATGGATTTTCACTTAGGATTGTGTGGTGGTATCTGCGTTGGTGAGGAAACTGAAGATGAATACTTCAGTCGCTTGGAAAAGATGAGGGAAGTCCTTAAGGGCAACTTCCACTTTGTGGTGGATTACGTTAAGGGAAAGATGGAACAACACGCCAAGCTTTTGGATTTTGAGAACGCTGCCAAGTACAGGGACTTACTCTTGAACTTCAACAAATTAATGGAGAGCCAAGGGGTTGTGCTTCCCCACAATTACAACCTTGACGTTATCGTCGGAAAGTTGGACGTGTTTCTGGTCTTCAGGATAAGGAGTGGTTTCCTCGTATCGAAGCTCGTTTACGAGTTTGACGGGGAACTTGAGGAGTTCATCGAAAGGTATTATGCTGAATATCGCTCGGACATACCCGAGCGTATCATCGTTGAAAAGAAACGTGGACTTGGAACGGTTGCCAGGGTACTTGGCTTGAAAATAGAAGAACCTTCGGATGAGTGGGAAAGACAACTACTGGACAAGGCCATCGATAACCTAAACTACGAAACGGGATTAATACTGTCGAATAAGAACGTCTTGAGACAGATGAAAGAATTACTCGGGTTGAAGCGCGTTCCAAACCGCATTGAGGGAATTGATATATCTCACCTGGCCGGAAAATTCACAACAGCTTCGCTCGTTGTCTTTGAAAACGGTGAGGTTAAGAAGGACGAGTACAGAAGGTACAAACTCGGGAACATTCTCAACGATTACGAGAGTATAAGGACCGTTGTTAAACGCAGGTACGCAAAGCACGATGTTCCAGATTTACTATTTGTCGACGGTGGTGTGGGGCAGGTGAAGGCGGCCCTCCAAGGACTTAGGGAAATTGGTAAGGAAACCGATGTGGTTGGGATAGCCAAAGAAGAGGAAACGATAGTCACACCCAGCGGGAGCTTGAAACTTCCACTCGATCATCCCGTTCTGAGACTGTTGGTAAAGCTCCGGGACGAAACGCACAGGGTTGCCAATACGTTTACGGGAAAGCTTTCGATAACCGACAAGCTTAAAAGTTTCCTGGACGAGGTTGAGGGCATCGGTCCGAAGAGAAAACGTCTTATTCTGGAAAATTTCCCTTCACTCGAAGCCTTGAAACGGGCTCCCAAGGAGGATTTGGAACGATTGCTTGGAAAAAGAACCGCTCAAAGATTGTTAGAAAAGCTAAATGAGTCCTTTCACAGCCAAGCGAAAGATAACGAACTTGATAATTGA
- a CDS encoding CTP synthase produces the protein MPRKYIVVTGGVLSGIGKGIFSASLARTLKEVGVDINVLKIDPYLNVDAGTMNPNQHGEVFVTDDGYEADLDLGHYERFLGVSMTRKNNITAGQIYSTIISREREGKYLGSTVQMVPHVTSEIKDRIISMSGDVLSIEIGGTVGDIEGEIFLEAVRELAFEKNRDDFLFIHVTYVPYLRVTNEFKTKPTQQSVQLLRKIGIQPDLIVVRSEFPIDSHSLYKIALFSGVPREMVINLPDIGNVYQIPETLYESGVHRLVAKKLGLQINEGSFSWNYPKSFKPYRIALVGKYLGTDDAYKSIIESIFLAGVQKPVVVDAQELEELDDHGVAQKLSAFDAIIIPGGFGRRGIEGKIKAIKFAREHRKPILGICLGMQLMAVEFARHVMGYTDANSTEFDPSTPYPVVNMMEEQKKVMNLGGTMRLGAQRMKVYRNTKLFEVYGEEEVYERHRHRYEVDIDRFPEMFKMPGEEGYKLTISARSEFLEAIEIEDHPFFVGVQYHPEFKSKVGRPHPIFVALVKAIEEVNR, from the coding sequence ATGCCGAGAAAGTACATCGTTGTAACCGGTGGAGTGTTGAGCGGTATTGGTAAAGGGATATTCTCTGCGTCGCTAGCACGAACGCTGAAGGAAGTTGGTGTTGACATCAACGTACTGAAGATCGATCCGTATTTGAACGTGGACGCAGGAACGATGAATCCGAACCAGCATGGTGAAGTGTTTGTCACCGACGATGGGTACGAGGCCGACCTCGATTTGGGACATTACGAGAGATTCCTTGGTGTGAGCATGACGCGCAAAAACAATATTACCGCGGGGCAAATTTACTCGACCATAATAAGCAGGGAACGTGAAGGAAAATACCTTGGCTCCACGGTTCAGATGGTGCCACATGTAACTTCCGAGATAAAGGACCGCATTATTTCGATGAGTGGCGACGTACTCTCGATCGAAATCGGTGGGACTGTCGGTGACATTGAGGGAGAAATCTTTTTGGAAGCGGTGAGGGAACTTGCGTTCGAAAAGAATCGGGACGATTTCCTCTTCATTCACGTGACCTATGTGCCGTACTTGAGGGTCACGAACGAGTTCAAGACAAAACCAACCCAGCAGTCCGTTCAACTGCTGAGAAAGATCGGAATCCAACCGGACCTTATTGTCGTTCGGAGTGAATTTCCGATCGATTCACACAGTCTGTACAAAATTGCACTTTTCAGTGGTGTTCCACGCGAGATGGTGATAAACCTACCCGACATTGGCAACGTTTACCAGATACCGGAGACTCTATACGAATCCGGGGTACACAGACTTGTCGCCAAGAAGTTGGGACTCCAGATCAACGAGGGAAGCTTTTCGTGGAATTATCCCAAATCATTCAAACCTTACCGCATAGCGTTGGTAGGCAAGTACCTGGGAACGGACGACGCGTACAAGAGCATCATAGAATCCATCTTCCTTGCTGGCGTTCAAAAACCGGTTGTGGTCGACGCACAGGAACTTGAGGAACTTGATGACCACGGTGTAGCGCAAAAGCTGTCGGCCTTCGATGCGATTATAATACCCGGTGGATTTGGAAGGCGCGGGATAGAGGGCAAAATAAAGGCAATAAAGTTCGCAAGGGAACACCGCAAACCCATACTCGGTATCTGTCTTGGAATGCAATTGATGGCCGTGGAGTTTGCCCGTCACGTGATGGGTTACACCGATGCCAACTCCACCGAGTTTGACCCCTCGACACCGTACCCGGTTGTGAATATGATGGAGGAACAAAAAAAGGTTATGAACCTTGGTGGAACCATGCGCCTTGGAGCGCAAAGGATGAAGGTTTACAGGAACACGAAACTTTTCGAGGTGTACGGTGAGGAAGAAGTTTACGAACGGCACAGGCACAGGTACGAGGTAGATATTGACAGGTTTCCGGAGATGTTCAAGATGCCCGGTGAGGAAGGTTACAAACTGACCATCTCGGCCAGGTCCGAGTTCCTCGAAGCCATAGAAATCGAGGACCATCCGTTCTTTGTTGGTGTTCAGTACCATCCGGAGTTCAAGTCGAAGGTCGGTAGACCGCATCCGATATTCGTCGCGTTGGTTAAAGCCATAGAGGAGGTTAACAGGTGA
- a CDS encoding PHP domain-containing protein, producing MRFRIIEDYHIHSNFSPDSNSTVEEIIQVAREKGIGHIIITDHFELADQHANEIDVETYRKVMERYSLPVGVELGWDGIKELNVDTSKFDYVLLSHHFVEEPITQESYKNYLLRILDIMERFDGYHALAHLDFPRRYHPSKEPFSLELFDIIAEILNKVIRNGKILEVNMSSFKLYNEPNPSLEILKLYRSLGGRNIVIGSDAHDAQHVGRYVLEGIEMLKSIGYNYILVFDMEWREVKI from the coding sequence GTGAGGTTCAGGATCATCGAAGACTACCACATACACAGTAATTTTTCACCCGATTCCAACAGTACGGTTGAAGAGATCATACAGGTTGCCAGGGAAAAGGGGATTGGGCACATAATAATCACCGATCACTTCGAACTTGCAGACCAGCATGCGAACGAAATTGACGTTGAAACTTACCGAAAGGTGATGGAGCGTTACTCACTACCCGTGGGAGTCGAGCTCGGTTGGGACGGTATCAAAGAATTGAACGTTGATACAAGCAAGTTCGATTACGTGCTCCTTTCACACCACTTTGTCGAAGAACCGATCACTCAGGAAAGTTACAAGAACTACCTTCTTAGGATACTCGATATCATGGAACGATTCGACGGTTATCACGCACTCGCACACTTGGACTTTCCACGGCGTTACCATCCAAGCAAAGAACCTTTTTCGCTCGAGCTTTTCGACATAATCGCGGAAATTCTCAACAAAGTCATCAGAAACGGCAAAATCCTCGAAGTGAACATGTCATCTTTCAAACTCTACAATGAACCAAACCCGTCGCTTGAGATTCTCAAGTTGTACAGGTCCCTTGGTGGTCGAAACATCGTTATCGGTTCCGATGCCCACGACGCACAGCATGTAGGTCGGTACGTACTCGAAGGTATTGAAATGCTAAAAAGTATAGGCTACAATTATATCCTGGTCTTCGATATGGAGTGGCGTGAGGTAAAAATATAA
- the tsf gene encoding translation elongation factor Ts → MEISAQMVKELRERTGAGMMDCKSALMEANGDMEKAIEILRKKGLAKAAKKAGRETKEGLIISYVHHNGKLGVLVELNCETDFVARTDEFKELGNKIAMHIAAMAPKWVKREDVPAEVIEKEKEIYREQLKDSGKPAHVIEKIIEGKLESFFQENCLLEQKYALDQSVTIKEMIQQAIAKIGENIQVSRFVRLMVGEE, encoded by the coding sequence ATGGAGATTAGTGCTCAAATGGTGAAAGAACTCAGGGAAAGAACCGGAGCAGGTATGATGGATTGCAAGAGTGCACTTATGGAAGCCAACGGCGATATGGAAAAGGCTATTGAAATCCTCAGAAAGAAAGGACTTGCAAAGGCTGCCAAGAAAGCCGGAAGGGAAACGAAAGAAGGACTCATCATATCGTACGTTCACCACAACGGAAAACTTGGCGTCCTTGTGGAACTGAACTGTGAGACCGACTTTGTTGCAAGGACGGATGAATTCAAAGAGCTCGGCAACAAGATCGCGATGCATATAGCCGCGATGGCACCAAAGTGGGTGAAGAGAGAAGACGTCCCGGCGGAAGTTATCGAAAAAGAGAAGGAAATATACAGGGAACAACTCAAGGATTCCGGTAAACCGGCACACGTTATTGAAAAGATAATCGAAGGCAAGCTCGAGAGCTTCTTCCAAGAAAACTGTCTCCTTGAGCAAAAGTACGCGCTTGATCAGAGTGTAACGATCAAAGAGATGATCCAGCAAGCCATTGCGAAGATCGGAGAGAATATCCAGGTTTCAAGGTTCGTAAGGTTGATGGTTGGGGAAGAGTAA
- a CDS encoding OsmC family protein, whose translation MPTAKMDYYAGMLFYSKTASGHDLILDADPSVGGKDAGHRPKELLLYALMGCTGMDVVSLLKKMKVIDRMESFRMELDYEVSQDHPKVYTKLHLKYIFKFNGEPPREQVEKAVNLSQDKYCGVSAMLKKAIPEFSWEIVYEE comes from the coding sequence ATGCCAACAGCGAAAATGGATTACTACGCAGGAATGTTGTTCTATTCGAAGACTGCATCCGGACACGACCTTATCTTGGATGCAGACCCGTCGGTGGGTGGTAAGGACGCAGGGCACAGACCTAAGGAACTGCTTCTCTACGCACTTATGGGATGTACTGGTATGGACGTGGTTTCGCTTCTTAAGAAAATGAAAGTTATTGATCGGATGGAGAGCTTCCGAATGGAACTTGACTACGAGGTTTCCCAAGATCATCCGAAGGTGTACACAAAACTCCACCTCAAGTACATATTCAAATTCAACGGCGAACCCCCGCGGGAACAGGTTGAAAAAGCTGTAAACCTGTCCCAGGACAAGTATTGCGGAGTTTCAGCCATGCTAAAGAAGGCGATCCCGGAATTCAGTTGGGAAATCGTTTACGAAGAATGA
- the tsaE gene encoding tRNA (adenosine(37)-N6)-threonylcarbamoyltransferase complex ATPase subunit type 1 TsaE encodes MQKFEIVLERLNEDQVLSVARQLARCLRPGDILLLSGEIGAGKTTFTRGLVEGLGGDSGVVTSPTFTLLNVYNCRETVYHVDAYRLGSIEEAFYVIEGELELGEGIFVIEWGERIKELFDENLIVVELRHVDSTHRDVIVTANNVLGDRVRRCFEGAKEK; translated from the coding sequence ATGCAAAAATTCGAGATTGTTTTAGAAAGACTCAACGAGGACCAAGTTTTGTCCGTTGCAAGACAGTTGGCCAGATGTTTGAGACCCGGTGATATTTTGTTGCTGTCCGGAGAAATCGGCGCGGGTAAGACAACCTTCACACGCGGATTGGTGGAAGGTCTGGGTGGTGACAGCGGGGTTGTGACAAGTCCAACCTTCACGTTACTGAACGTCTATAACTGTCGAGAAACGGTGTACCACGTCGACGCGTACAGACTTGGTAGCATAGAGGAAGCCTTTTACGTTATCGAAGGAGAGCTTGAACTGGGAGAAGGAATCTTCGTTATCGAATGGGGAGAACGGATAAAAGAACTTTTCGACGAGAACTTGATAGTCGTGGAGTTGCGTCACGTTGATAGCACGCATCGGGACGTTATCGTAACTGCAAACAACGTACTCGGTGATCGCGTAAGGAGGTGCTTCGAGGGTGCCAAAGAAAAATGA
- the lon gene encoding endopeptidase La: MPKKNESNKENAKKFSRLEKEARKSQEERIAIPTELPTIAMRSNMVIFPNTVVPFYVGREKSLMALEEAMEKTNQLVFVVNQKDPAIEDPKPGDLYKIGTIVRVIQIGKLPDGTFKVLVEGIARAKIVKPIEEKFLKFEIEILRPRYGRSKRLIALMRMVKEELHKYVQYSRKIPPETLMLLEDVDNPDVFADIAASLCPGTIEEKQKLLETIHPAERLEKVLDILARETELLEIEQQLDQKVKERIEKTQREYYLREKLRVIRDELGGEEDLEIKELREKIEKGNYPEQVREKASAELSRLEKMSPYAPEATVVRTYLDWILNLPWFEKTEETVDIEFAERVLNEDHYGLEEPKKRILEYLATRKLSDKAKAPIICFVGPPGVGKTSLAKSIARATNRKFGRMSLGGLRDEAEIRGHRRTYVGAMPGRIIQLIRKLGVKNPVILLDEIDKMGISFQGDPAAALLEVLDPEQNKDFVDHYIELPFDLSDVLFITTANVLYTIPPALRDRMEVIEISSYTDLEKFHIAKRHIIPRIESEFVEQPTKIFKFKDAAIRKIIQEYTLEPGVRELERELRSVVRKATLEFVKTGKTVIIDQEKVTEYLGPSKVREEDVLERDMPGVATGLAWTPNGGTTLYIEASLIPGNGGLIVTGQLGDVMKESVRIALSLAKKMCGEEYAEKFTKYDVHIHVPEGAVPKDGPSAGITITTALISIVKDIPVRKDVAMTGEITLRGRVLPVGGIKEKVIAAYRKGIYNVILPKKNEVDLEKLPEEVRSKMNFIFVETIDEVLEVALNVKRSDKGRGRKARKGDSKTG, translated from the coding sequence GTGCCAAAGAAAAATGAATCGAATAAGGAAAACGCAAAAAAGTTTTCACGACTCGAAAAAGAAGCAAGAAAGAGCCAGGAAGAACGGATTGCGATACCAACCGAACTACCAACCATCGCGATGAGAAGCAACATGGTAATCTTTCCCAACACCGTCGTCCCGTTTTACGTTGGACGCGAAAAATCTCTGATGGCCTTAGAGGAGGCCATGGAAAAGACTAATCAGCTCGTGTTTGTAGTTAACCAAAAAGATCCCGCTATCGAAGATCCAAAACCGGGTGATCTGTACAAAATCGGAACGATCGTCCGCGTGATACAGATAGGGAAGTTACCTGATGGGACGTTCAAAGTGCTCGTGGAAGGTATCGCAAGGGCAAAGATAGTGAAACCTATCGAAGAGAAATTCTTGAAATTCGAGATCGAAATACTCAGACCCCGCTACGGTAGGTCCAAAAGACTCATCGCACTCATGCGAATGGTCAAAGAGGAACTACATAAGTACGTTCAATATTCCAGAAAGATTCCGCCGGAAACACTTATGTTGTTGGAAGATGTCGATAATCCGGACGTCTTCGCGGATATCGCCGCTTCACTCTGCCCTGGTACGATCGAGGAGAAGCAAAAGCTACTGGAAACGATACATCCGGCCGAAAGGCTTGAGAAGGTTCTCGATATCCTTGCAAGGGAAACAGAGCTACTGGAAATAGAACAGCAACTTGATCAGAAGGTGAAAGAACGCATTGAGAAAACTCAACGCGAGTACTACTTGAGGGAAAAGCTACGAGTTATACGCGACGAACTCGGTGGGGAAGAGGACCTGGAAATCAAAGAACTGAGAGAGAAAATAGAGAAGGGAAACTACCCGGAACAGGTGAGAGAAAAAGCCTCTGCCGAGTTATCAAGATTGGAGAAGATGTCACCGTACGCGCCGGAAGCTACGGTAGTGCGCACGTACCTGGACTGGATTTTGAATCTCCCGTGGTTCGAAAAGACCGAAGAGACGGTCGACATTGAGTTTGCAGAAAGGGTTCTCAACGAAGATCATTATGGACTTGAGGAACCTAAGAAACGCATTCTCGAATACCTTGCCACAAGGAAACTAAGTGATAAGGCAAAAGCACCGATAATCTGTTTTGTAGGACCTCCCGGTGTCGGTAAAACTTCTCTCGCAAAGTCGATAGCACGTGCGACAAACAGAAAATTCGGACGCATGTCACTTGGTGGTTTGAGGGATGAGGCCGAAATACGAGGCCACAGGCGAACCTACGTAGGAGCGATGCCAGGGAGAATAATCCAGTTGATACGAAAGCTTGGGGTGAAGAACCCGGTTATACTACTCGACGAGATAGACAAAATGGGAATAAGTTTTCAGGGAGATCCCGCAGCCGCATTACTTGAGGTCCTTGATCCGGAACAGAACAAGGATTTCGTGGACCATTACATAGAGCTTCCGTTCGATCTATCGGATGTGCTTTTCATCACCACCGCAAACGTGTTGTACACAATTCCACCAGCGCTCAGGGATAGGATGGAAGTCATCGAGATATCGAGCTACACGGACTTGGAAAAGTTCCACATCGCCAAGCGACACATCATCCCACGGATCGAATCCGAGTTCGTTGAACAACCAACGAAGATATTCAAATTTAAGGACGCTGCGATCAGGAAGATAATCCAGGAGTACACGCTGGAGCCGGGAGTTAGGGAACTTGAGCGTGAGCTACGGAGCGTGGTTCGCAAAGCCACGCTAGAGTTCGTGAAAACGGGAAAAACGGTGATAATCGATCAGGAAAAAGTAACCGAATACCTGGGACCAAGTAAAGTGCGCGAGGAAGACGTGCTTGAAAGGGATATGCCGGGTGTTGCTACGGGACTTGCTTGGACACCGAACGGTGGTACAACACTCTACATCGAGGCTTCATTGATTCCGGGTAACGGCGGTTTGATCGTCACCGGTCAACTCGGGGATGTGATGAAAGAATCCGTCAGGATCGCACTCAGTCTCGCAAAAAAGATGTGTGGTGAGGAGTATGCGGAGAAATTCACAAAATACGACGTGCATATCCACGTACCTGAGGGAGCAGTTCCCAAGGACGGTCCGAGTGCCGGTATAACGATAACGACGGCTTTGATATCGATAGTCAAAGATATACCGGTGCGCAAGGACGTGGCTATGACCGGGGAAATAACGCTAAGAGGACGCGTCCTTCCGGTTGGTGGAATTAAGGAAAAGGTTATCGCAGCGTACCGAAAAGGTATTTACAACGTCATATTACCCAAGAAAAACGAAGTGGACCTCGAAAAACTCCCAGAGGAAGTAAGATCGAAGATGAACTTTATATTCGTTGAAACCATAGACGAAGTACTGGAGGTGGCGCTTAATGTCAAAAGGTCCGATAAAGGTCGAGGACGTAAGGCTCGAAAAGGTGATAGCAAGACCGGGTGA
- the yihA gene encoding ribosome biogenesis GTP-binding protein YihA/YsxC: MSKGPIKVEDVRLEKVIARPGDRFPEPKAGEFPFVGRSNVGKSSLLNALLGKKVAFVSKNPGKTRSINYYLINHKFYFVDLPGYGYAKVSKKEREEWRKIIERYFHERDWNIKTVFSLIDSRHELMDSDTQLLGWLQSLGIQPTVVLTKVDKLSSTERNRQLSYFERVLPEFGVEHWIPCSSVTGENLEKIWTVIVEKLEVLR; encoded by the coding sequence ATGTCAAAAGGTCCGATAAAGGTCGAGGACGTAAGGCTCGAAAAGGTGATAGCAAGACCGGGTGATCGTTTCCCCGAGCCCAAGGCTGGAGAATTTCCCTTCGTTGGTCGTTCAAACGTAGGTAAGTCCAGCTTACTGAACGCTTTGCTTGGCAAAAAAGTCGCTTTCGTGAGTAAGAACCCGGGAAAGACAAGGAGCATCAACTATTACCTCATCAACCACAAATTTTACTTTGTCGATCTTCCCGGATACGGCTACGCCAAGGTTTCTAAGAAAGAACGCGAGGAATGGAGAAAGATAATAGAGAGGTATTTCCACGAGCGAGATTGGAACATTAAAACCGTCTTCTCCCTGATAGATAGCCGACACGAACTGATGGACAGTGACACACAACTTCTTGGCTGGCTCCAAAGCTTGGGAATTCAGCCAACGGTAGTCCTAACAAAGGTGGACAAGCTCAGCTCGACCGAGCGGAACCGACAGTTATCGTATTTCGAGCGAGTACTTCCCGAATTCGGTGTTGAACACTGGATTCCTTGTTCATCCGTCACTGGGGAGAATTTAGAAAAAATCTGGACCGTGATCGTGGAAAAGTTGGAGGTGCTTCGATGA